One Astatotilapia calliptera chromosome 1, fAstCal1.2, whole genome shotgun sequence DNA segment encodes these proteins:
- the gpatch1 gene encoding G patch domain-containing protein 1 — MASDSDSDEDFVTYGTPLEPLEEDEPLKKPVPLHDQTVKDEKGRYKRFHGAFTGGFSAGYFNTVGSKEGWAPSAFVSSRQQKAEKHHARPEDFMDEEDFSEHGIAPREITTSQEFSSSRRDEAGEKARAISAQAALIPGDTLLEELIAPARSSIGVELLMKMGWKEGQGVGPRVKRKARRQQMDGGGKVYGCTLPPAGSEESEDDDEEFAPENVTFAPKDVTPVDFNPRLGVQGLGYRGLDPSLALLGHGTAEHIDLFKPQSETRNRLFGDTKSSSRRGGVVGQAFGVGALEDDDEDVYHRDSMSRYDTILGEEEPGDSLYGWTAPQQYTKKKVRSKDASYLGKILEGFTLAQKPLEEKTIFPPPCLPRDYRPVHHFRPSVDVSHLSGVSPALAEALRVSKGHMVKEEPQQAGRHQLDSGQRRALLGEDTLQGPSSVMELLRPEDRQRLLSFRNSSNPPSAKTSTPVSGHASQTSGKSAQVLPASSGLQQEALAAWRGIQTSSQTFKPFEKNPSKQARYELYLSRLKQGDNDALEQSLDPGMTEWERSREREEFVRASILYRPTSSSLSSRFTRAKDQEDDDSVEVSQDQEGDLDDKQSAVKMKMFGKLTRETFEWYPDKLLCKRFNVPDPYPGSGIVGLPKVKRDKFSVFNFLTVTESREAAAPPKPPESGKKSRWDVSEQKVEKKKEDPLGELLSAARNQTETKVEHTPTPALPALPASISSSDQAPGSKPEIKSSEQQSSEQKKEGDEEEEEEEEESRPPMDLFKAIFASSSDEKSSSSSEGESSDEEEEKVTKEDEGKVDSEPLNLFSIPSSSSATTTSSSATTTSASSSATASSSHQAAAVSTQASEQEEEEFGPKLPPPSAALIRGGAASMCPPIKEVKTGKKSKEKKHKKKKHYKHKKEKKKKKHKKHKHKEAAEEEQGGGAGEQEGEDGQVSTDELLKRLKSIRSHQMW; from the exons atggcGTCCGACAGCGACAGCGATGAAGATTTTGTGACTTACGGGACTCCTTTGGAACCTTTGGAAGAAG ACGAGCCGCTGAAGAAGCCCGTCCCGCTCCACGATCAGACAGTCAAAGATGAGAAGGGACGATATAAGAGGTTCCACGGAGCGTTCACTGGAGGCTTTTCAGCCGGATACTTCAACACTGTCGGCTCAAAAGAAG GCTGGGCCCCGTCAGCCTTTGTGTCGTCACGGCAACAGAAAGCTGAGAAACACCATGCCAGGCCAGAAGATTTCATGGACGAGGAG GATTTCAGCGAACACGGCATCGCTCCCAGAGAGATCACCACCAGTCAGGAGTTCTCGTCCAGCCGCAGAGACGAGGCCGGAGAGAAGGCGAGAGCCATCAGCGCTCAGGCGGCTCTGATCCCCGGAGACACGCTGCTGGAGGAGCTGATCGCACCTGCCAG GTCTTCCATCGGGGTGGAGCTGCTGATGAAGATGGGCTGGAAGGAAGGTCAGGGCGTCGGGCCTCGTGTGAAGAGGAAAGCTCGCAGGCAGCAGATGG ACGGTGGAGGTAAAGTTTACGGCTGcacgctgccccctgctggttcgGAGGAATCGGAG GATGACGATGAGGAGTTTGCCCCAGAGAACGTGACCTTTGCCCCGAAGGATGTAACTCCGGTGGACTTCAACCCTAGGTTGGGAGTTCAGGGTTTGGGGTACCGCGGTCTGGACCCGAGCCTGGCGTTGCTGGGTCACGGCACGGCTGAACACATCGATCTGTTTAAACCTCAGTCTGAGACGAGGAATCGCCTGTTCGGAGACACAAAGAGCAGCTCGAGGAGAGGAGGAGTGGTCGGACAG gcCTTTGGCGTGGGTGCGTTAGAGGATGACGATGAAGACGTGTACCACAGAGACTCCATGTCCAGATACGACACAATCCTGGGAGAAGAGGAGCCGGGCGACAGCCTGTACGGCTGGACGGCCCCGCAGCAGTACACTAAGAAGAAAG TCAGAAGTAAAGATGCTTCGTATCTCGGCAAAATCCTGGAAGGATTCACTCTGGCACAGAAACCCCTCGAGGAAAAAACA ATCTTCCCGCCTCCCTGTCTGCCTCGCGATTATCGTCCAGTCCATCATTTCCGTCCTTCGGTCGATGTTTCGCATCTTTCCGGGGTCAGCCCCGCGTTGGCCGAGGCTCTCCGGGTGTCCAAAGGCCACATGGTCAAAGAGGAGCCCCAGCAAGCAGGACGCCACCAGCTGGACTCTGGCCAGAGGAGGGCGCTGCTGGGAGAGGACACCCTGCAAG GTCCCAGTTCGGTCATGGAGCTGCTGAGGCCCGAGGACAGGCAGCGCCTGCTCAGCTTCCGCAACTCCTCTAACCCGCCCTCGGCCAAAACCTCCACCCCCGTCTCCGGTCATGCCTCGCAGACATCAGGGAAGTCTGCACAAGTGCTGCCTGCCTCCTCCGGCCTCCAGCAGGAAGCTCTGGCAGCGTGGAGAGGCATCCAAACATCGTCACAGACCTTCAAACCATTTGAGAAAAACCCCAGCAAGCAGGCACGCTACGAACTCTACCTGAGCCGTCTCAAGCAGGGAGACAATG ACGCTCTGGAGCAGAGTCTAGACCCGGGAATGACAGAGTGGGAGCGCAGCCGGGAGAGGGAGGAGTTTGTCCGAGCTTCTATCTTGTACCGgcccacctcctcctcgctgTCCTCCCGCTTCACCAGAGCCAAAGACCAGGAGGACGATGACAGCGTGGAGGTCAGCCAGGACCAAGAG GGAGACCTGGATGACAAACAGTCTGCAGTAAAGATGAAGATGTTTGGAAAACTGACCAGAGAAACGTTCGAGTGGTATCCTGACAAACTGCTCTGCAAAAGATTCAACGTGCCCGACCCCTACCCCGG GTCCGGTATTGTGGGTCTGCCCAAAGTGAAGAGAGACAAGTTTTCAGTCTTCAATTTCCTGACTGTGACTGAGAGCAGAGAGGCTGCAG cacctCCAAAACCTCCAGAATCCGGGAAGAAGTCCAGGTGGGATGTCTCTGAGCAGAAggtggagaagaagaaggaggaccCGCTGGGTGAGCTTCTCAGTGCTGCACGCAACCAGactgagaccaaagtggagcaCACCCCCACGCCTGCCTTACCTGCTTTACCTGCCTCAATCAGCAGCAGCGATCAGGCTCCAGGAAGCAAACCGGAG ATAAAGTCATCAGAGCAGCAGAGCTCAGAGCAGAAGAAAGAAggtgatgaagaagaggaggaggaggaagaggagagcagGCCTCCCATGGATCTGTTTAAGGCCATCTTTGCCAGCTCCTCTGATGAGaagtcctcctcttcatcagagGGGGAGAGCAGcgatgaggaggaagaaaaggtgACAAAGGAGGATGAAGGAAAAGTGGACTCGGAGCCACTGAACCTCTTCAgcatcccctcctcctcctcagccaccaccacctcctcctcagccaccaccacct CCGCCTCCTCCTCAGCCACCGCCTCCTCCAGTCACCAAGCAG CAGCAGTTTCCACTCAGGCCTCcgaacaggaagaggaggagtttGGGCCGAAGCTGCCGCCTCCCTCGGCTGCTCTGA TCAGAGGGGGCGCCGCCTCCATGTGCCCTCCAATCAAGGAGGTTAAAACGGGCAAGAAGAGCAAAgagaagaaacacaagaaaaagaagcattACAAACACAAGAAGGAAAAGAAG aagaagaaacacaagaagCACAAGCACAAAGAAGCAGCCGAAGAAGAGCAAGGAGGAGGAGCCGGCGAGCAGGAAGGTGAAGACGGACAGGTGTCGACAGACGAGCTGCtaaaaag ACTAAAGAGCATCCGCTCCCATCAGATGTGGTGA
- the LOC113026926 gene encoding deoxyribonuclease-2-alpha-like yields the protein MIFIIIIMFFQEVLWMIVLTVGLLGSHCEGAISCKNEDDKDVDWFILYKVKKGFDYVYTDSTNQNLRRNNKHVNNQAGVLANTLKPYFEKDKQSSDFGFIAYNDQPPNENSVSSTHGHSKGFVMIDEDNVVWLLHSTPRFPFSHESNNFYPKNGERNAQIFMCVTLKSTESAEIAQHLKDIKAYKFEEHNPVKLTDSSTVQQQTRPYNKDLRSAGNSLFKRFVKQTSATRDPEVGDLYVTIADTLNTNLYIQTWRSDRGEPSVTGNGKELVTIMSVDTAAGKWNHGCDHSKWCVSDTQDWMCVGDSNRELSQFERPGGALCINSKPVADAFREIKKLEKIKKAGATAGATAGATAGATAGATAGAADSDIDCVTDPPSKKPKVHG from the exons atgatttttattattattattatgttcttTCAGGAAGTCCTTTGGATGATTGTCCTCACTGTTGGTCTGCTTGGCTCACATTGTGAGGGCGCTATATCCTGTAAAAATGAAGATGATAAAGATGTAGACTG GTTtattttgtacaaggtgaaaaAGGGGTTTGACTATGTTTACACTGATTCAACCAACCAGAACCTTAGAAGGAATAACAAGCATGTCAACAACCAAGCTGGTGTCCTGGCAAATACCCTGAAGCCCTACTTTGAAAAA GATAAGCAGTCATCAGATTTTGGATTCATTGCATACAATGACCAACCACCAAATGAAAATAGTGTAAGTTCCACCCATGGCCACAGCAAAG GATTTGTGATGATAGATGAGGACAATGTAGTCTGGCTTTTACACAGCACACCAAGATTCCCCTTTTCTCATGAAAGCAATAATTTCTATCCTAAAAATGGGGAACGTAATGCACAGATATTTATGTGTGTAACACTGAAATCTACAGAGTCTGCAGAAATAG ctCAACATCTTAAAGATATCAAAGCTTATAAATTTGAAGAACACAATCCTGTAAAACTCACAGATTCTTCCACCGTACAACAACAAACGCGGCCCTATAACAAAGACTTGCGGTCAGCTGGTAATTCGCTGTTTAAACGCTTTGTTAAACAAACCTCAGCCACCAGGGATCCTGAAG TCGGAGATCTTTATGTCACCATTGCTGACACACTAAATACCAATTTATACATCCAGACCTGGCGCAGCGACCGTGGAGAGCCTTCTGTAACTGGAAATGGCAAAGAACTAGTCACCATCATGTCAGTAGACACTGCCGCAGGTAAATGGAATCATGGATGTGATCATTCCAAATGGTGTGTTTCTGACACTCAAGACTGGATGTGTGTTGGTGACTCAAACAGAGAACTATCACAGTTCGAAAGGCCTGGTGGTGCACTGTGCATTAATAGCAAACCTGTGGCAGACGCATTTAGGGAAATTAAAAAActtgaaaagattaaaaaagcCGGTGCCACAGCCGGTGCCACAGCCGGTGCCACAGCCGGTGCCACAGCCGGTGCCACAGCCGGTGCCGCTGACAGTGACATTGACTGTGTCACTGATCCACCCTCTAAAAAACCAAAAGTACATGGTTAA
- the LOC113020935 gene encoding parathyroid hormone-related protein-like gives MHDKGRMMMEHERVLLLKALLDKVHTAEIRDLPMRTTGGGGSSSDAGVGMPGVGLGINLSTTGSTLHSKPPGGTKNRPISFRLEEEEGTNLPQETNKSQTYKDGVNKVSGKKKKKSRAGKRREGEKRKRRARYLGWRLEDG, from the coding sequence ATGCACGACAAAGGCCGGATGATGATGGAACATGAGCGTGTTTTACTCCTGAAGGCACTTTTGGACAAAGTCCACACGGCAGAGATCCGTGACCTCCCCATGCGGACCACAGGGGGAGGCGGGAGCAGCAGCGACGCCGGAGTCGGGATGCCGGGGGTCGGCCTAGGAATCAACCTCAGCACCACCGGCAGCACCCTGCACTCCAAACCTCCCGGAGGCACCAAGAACCGCCCCATCAGCTTccggctggaggaggaggagggcaccAACCTGCCACAGGAGACCAACAAGTCGCAGACATACAAAGACGGCGTGAATAAAGTGTCgggcaaaaagaagaagaaatcgaGGGCTGGGAAGAGGAGGGAaggggaaaagaggaagaggagggcacGCTATTTGGGGTGGAGGCTGGAGGATGGGTAG